The nucleotide window ATTTACTTTTGTCTTGACACAAAAGTAACAAAAAGTCAAGAAAAAATGATGGTACAACCCACATGCCAGCGCCTATAATTTTTATCAAAATTATTTTGGTGGGAACAACTATTGAAAATTGCCGATAAACAATGAAATTCACATCTTCTGAAAGTGAAAATTTCATTATTAAGTTTACTCTAACTTTATTGCTGCGGTGGCATCAGATAATTTTGGGAACAATACTTTTCGAAAATCCTGGTGTTGGACACAGCTAAGCAAGTAACAAAGCCCTCAAGCAATTATTGATGAAACTAAGTTCAAATAACTGAATTTCACATACCTACAACAAAACTTTATTGATATAGGGCGGCTTTACTTGCGGGGAGGATTGAGAAATTAGTATTGTCCCAAAATTATCTGTAGCCTTGATTTTTATTTCTTTTTATCAAGAAAAAGAAAACAAAATTAATCTAAATTGTTAATATTCAGTACGCAATAACATGTAAAAACGCAAATCGGACTTTTAGCCTTTTCAAATTCAATTTACCTTTAGATGACAAAAAAGGCGATTTTCATGAAACTTTCGAAGGAGTTTGTTTCCTAAGGTTTTCGATGAACAGCCTATGATAATGCAATTTAGCATTTTAGCTTAAATATAGCTATCACCAAAACATTTCTCTTCAGCTTCTCAAAAAAAATTAGCTAAATTTTAGGAATGCAAAGTTTGCCAAAATTCATTGTTTTCATTGCCGGAATTCACTTGTCTGTATTTTGAATTGAAAACAAATATTCAAATTCGTTTTACAGCATTTATTATTGAATAATCAACTTATCTTTTTTAATGGTTCTTGAACCCTCTTTTAAAGTGTATAAATATATCCCGCTTGGAAGCTCATCTAAGTTAATACTAAAAGTTTTGTCAGATTCTGAGACTAATGCTTTATAAACAATCACTCCGTTTGGGCTATAAATTTCAAAAGTAAGAGGCTTTTCAAAAGTCAAAGGAATCTTTATATTTATATCTTTTTGGGCAGGATTTGGATAAATCAATGCACCATTAATTTCTAAATCACTTTGAGGAATAGATGCAGCTATACTTCCTTCAAGAAAAAGATTAGTAACCTCCTGTTGATCCACCGGATGATCGAAAATTTTGAGCTCATCAATTGCTCCTTTAAAATATACATCGCTTGTATTCCAATGTCCTTTTCCAATCCACAGGCTTTCATGTGCGATTGCATTAGCAAAAAATTCTTGTGTATTCGCAGTTCCAAAATTATAGACTCTGTCAGTCATCAACTGGCCATTCAAATACCCTGTATTATAATTGTTTCCAACAACAGCAACGAAATGATACCACTCATTTTCGTTAATCGTATTCCACGAATCGTAGCAAAACGAAGGCAAAGTGCAACCGTTCGACCATATGGTAAAATAAAGTCTCTTCGAAGCATAGTGAATGGGACTGTGCCCTACCTCAATTATCAATCCTTCGTTGGCAGCGTCAAAGAAATTACAGGCATTATTATTTCCATAATAAAATATGGGTCTTATTCCATCGGTAAGTGGTATATCTTCTACCTTGAACCACACTGAAATGCTACCTTCAGCAAGAGATTCCAATACTACTGGAGGTGTTAAGCTATCTCCTGGAATTCTAACATAATCATCCACACCATCAAACGAAAGGGCATTTCCTACCATTCCCGGTACAGACTGACAACCGTAAACCGTTCCACCAGCTTGGCTGTTTACATGATTTGTAAACTTGCTATTTGTAATTGTATCAAAACTCCAGTGGGCAACCAATCCGGTTTGTGCATTTGATGCAAGAAATATTAATATGGTGCCAATAATAAGTAATTGTTTAATTAGTCTCATGATAAATTATTTTAGTTAAATTTTGTTATTCTAATGTTATTTTCCCTGTTTTTAAAATCCGATTTTCTTCTTGAATAGTATATAAATAGAGCCCCTTTCGTAAATCGGAAAGTTCAATTGTATTTCTGTTTTGAAGTCCAGATAATTCCTGCTGAAGTACTAATCCACCAATGATACTGTATATTCTGAATGTAAAAGATCTTGAATAGTCAATATCAAAATCAAGGTTTAGAAAATCTGTTGTAGGATTAGGGTACAAATGGAATAACTGTTTTTCGGGCTTCTCTTGAACTGGTAATGTTTGATCTACCTGATAGTGTACTGTGAAGGCAACGGAATCTATTGTATTCTGCTCATCGAAAAATACATAAGTAATATCGCCCTCAGCCGGTATCCCGTCCATATCCGGAAATACGTGCCCGGTAAAATGAATAGAATCGATACCGCCTGCAGGAATTGCAATAGAGATACTGCTCACCGAAGCAGAAGGAAGTTGGCAAACACCCCAGCACAAAGCATTATTATCGGTTAAGGCTGTGTAATTATCATCAATTCTTTTTAGTTTAACATTAACAGTTTGCATAGAGATATTCTTCAATGTAGCACGTGCATAAAGTGCATTCGACAATGCAGCATCCCCTGCTACAACTGCATCATAACTTACTACTGATAAAGATTGAGCCTTTATGCCAATAAAACAAACAAGTAAAATAAAGATAAAGCTCAGCTTAAAAACAGTCTTGTTCATATTTAGTTTTTCTAAAGTCCGTAATGCTATTTTCATAATTCCTAAAATTTTTAAGTTCCACATAATTCTTCATTAAAAATATTTCTAATTTAATGGTCGTATTTGGTAAATTTCCTGACTAAATTAACATACTATTAACAGAATATGTTTTGATGCATCTAATGTATATTCTTAACGCTTCTTAGAAAATCTATAAATTTTGTTAAAACAAGTTTTAATAAAAAGGTTTTTTAGTCAAAAAATTCACATAAATTCATATTTGTAACATATGTTACTTAATTTTTGTTTTTTATTCCGTTTTTTTGAAAAAAATATTATGATTAGAGAAATAGTAAAAATTGACGAAGAACTTTGCGACGGTTGCGGATTGTGTATTCCAAATTGTCATGAAGGAGCATTACAAATTATCGACGAAAAAGCAATATTAGTAAGCGATTTGATGTGCGATGGTTTAGGTGCTTGTCTCGGACATTGTCCGCAGGGTGCTATCACAATCGAGAAACGTGAAGCCGAAGAATATAACGAAACAGTCGTAATTGCTGAGATGGTTAATAAAGGCAAAAATGTAGTAATTGCACACCTTCAACACTTAAAAGAACACAACGAAACTCAGTTTCTAAAAGAAGGAGTTCGATATTTAGTTGAAAATAAAGAAGAAATAGATTTTGATGTAAACGAAGTAATTTATAAAGTACATAATAACATAAAAAAAATGGAAAGTAACGATAGTAACCCTGGTTGTGGCTGTATGGGTAGCCAAGAAATGAGTTTTGAAAATCAAGAAAAAGTAGATGTAGCTCCTGTTAATATGGGCGAACTAAAATCTGAATTGAGGCAATGGCCTGTTCAAATGCACTTGATTAATCCGAATGCAAATTATTTTCAAAATGCCGATGTTGTAATTACTGCCGATTGTGTTGCATTTGCACTTGGAAATTATCACCAAAAATTTCTGAAGGATAGAAGTATTGGAATTGCATGTCCAAAATTAGATTCTCAGACTGAGATATATATTGATAAATTCAGGAGAATGATCGACGAGGCAAAAATCAACACTTTCACAGTAATGATAATGGAAGTTCCTTGCTGTGGTGGATTAATTCAAATGGTTAAAACAGCGGTAGATCAGGCTGAACGTCAGATACCTGTCAAACTTATTGTTGTTGGAATTCAGGGAGATATCCTCTCTGATGAATGGGTATAGAGCAGTTGCTATGTGGAAATGCCATTAGGATTTTGGGTTTTGTTAATTTTTGTAAAAAAGATTTAATTTTTATTTATTTTAAGTACTTAATTGCATAAAATAAAATATTATCTTTGCTTATTTTAAATTAATATAATAAATGATGGAAATTACAATTCTTGATCGAGTTCTTTTGTTATTAACTGGCATAGTAGCAGTTTATCTGATTTTCCGTTTCATTCAGGAAACGAGAGCGGCCGAAACAAAACCAAGACATAACATTCATTACATCATCGCTTTTGCAGTTTTATTTGTTTCAGGTGTGTTAATAATTATCTTTGGTTTCGACATTCTTGCAAGACCATGTATCAAAACTGTAGCAACAATTCTACCTTTTGCTCTGGCAATGGGTTTGATTTGTGAGTTTTTCAAAAAACTTAGAGTCCTTTATCTTGTTGTTCTGTTAGGTGGCTTAATATTAATTGGATTAGAAACTTTTGGTGTTTTTGAACTAAAAATCATCTACCCAATTTTTCACGCAATTGCTGGTCTGACAATATTTTTTGTCCCTATCCTTGCTGTGTCTAAAGAAATGGCTCCTAAAGGATTTATTTGGGTTACTGTTGGCGGGGCCATAATTGGAATTGGTGGAATTGCCCTCGCATTTTTAGGTGCAGGGAAACCTTTATTAGGAATTTTCACCGAAGAGCTGGTATTTGCAATTTTAACACCTATATTGTTAGCCATGTCTCTTGGATTTGCTTATGGTTTTATGAAAAAAATCTACAATAAATAATCTAAAAATCTACCAAAATATTTTAAAGGACGGTAGTGGGAGATTTGAAATATTTCTTCTACCGTCTTTTTTTGTTCACCTAAAATGACTAAATATGGAAAGATTTAATTATCTTTTTCGGTCCACCAAAGGACTTGTACTTGTTGCTATTTCTCTAATTTCAATTGTTACTGCAATTTGGGGGACACTATCAGGCCCATTGGCAGAGTGGGGAGTAAAAGATGTGTTTGTAAATCTTTTGGGAATGAAATTAGACCCAGCCGAAAGAGAAGGACGAATTGTTATGTTGTACCATTCTATTGCCCTAGCAATAATTGCAATAGAGACATACTTCATAACATCAATTGTTCCAATGAAAAAAAACCAGCAGTCGAATATCAATGCCACTATTACAATTGGATACATCATGACAATGTTTTTTGGCTTAGGTTTCGCATATTTTGGGCACAATTGGGCTTTTCACGGTTTGTTTATTGTAGGGCAATCAATTGTATTTCTTGCCGGAATATTCCTAATATCTGCTCTATGGCCATGGAAAAATGAGCATAAAGTTAAGGATAAAGATTATGCTCATTCAAAAAAAGGAACAGACCTCGAACGTGTTGCATTTTTTGTGATGGCTGTTGCAACTATTGGCTCGGCAGCATTCGGTGCAATTGCAGGAATGTTTTTCGGAAATGGGTTTGAATCTTTTCTTGCTGAAGATGTGATTAGAAATCCGCACAAACCTGTTCTTCAACTTTCAGTAATCGGGCATTTGCATATTATGCTCACCTTGATTGCAATTGCGATTACATTAGTCATTGGTAGATGGTTAGATTTTAAAGGAATTTACCATAAAATTGCAATGCGATTAATGATTTTCGGAACAATAGTTATTACCCTCGGCGTATGGTCTGTAGTTCCCTTTGAACCAATTGCTCATAAAATTATTTATGTAGGATCTGTCCTTGTGATGCTTGCTGCATTAATGCTTGTGATTTTTGGTTGGAAAAAACTCATTCGCGACAGAATTGCCGAGCAAGGAATTACAAATGCCGGATTTTTCAAAAAATTAGGAGCTTTATTACACGACCCATTAAAATTTGGACCTCTATGGCAAATGGTATTTATGAATTTCACTGTAAGTGGAGTTGGAATTTTTATGGCTGTAAAACTTGACGAGATATTCAGAGTTTGGCCAATGCGGGAAGAAAGAATTACCCTGACCGGACATTGGCATATTCTTTCGGCAATTATTGCAACAATAATATTAATGTATTATGCCGACATAGCCGGATTAAAAGGGAAAAAACGAAAAATATTCGGCTGGATATTAATTATTTTCTCAGATATAGCTTTTGCTTCAGCAACAATTTTTTCAATGAAAAGGCTTTTCGTTTCAGAATTTGCTCAAGATGGCACTGCTACATTTGCAATGATATTTCTTGAATTTGGTCTGGCTGCACTTTTAATTTTGGTTTGCATTTTATTGCTCTGGAAACTTTTTGATTTATTCAAAGGAAAAGGAGTTTGGAAAAACGAGTACAAAAATCCTGAGCTTGAAATCAACAGAACATCAAATTATCCTATTCATATTAATAATCAAGAATTTCAAAAAGAGGGATAAACATGAAAAATAGACTATCTTCTAAAATAATAAATACAATTCTACTGTGCGTATTTTTTGTAGCATGTAGTAGCGATTATACAGAAAAATTTGAAATTCAAAAAACAGAAACCGGAATAAATCCAGACGAATGGGTAAAAATTACGGCAGGAAAATTCTTTAAAGGTCGTCATGCTCACGAAGCAACTATTGATAGTGATTTTGAAATTATGCTCACTCATGTTACAAATTCTCAATATGCAAAATTTCTTAATTCAGCTCTAAGTGACAAAAAAATTTCCATTAATGATACTGCTATTCTTGGATATTATCCCGGCGACAAATTTTCTGGATACATTCACGAAATAGAAATTACTGATGGCTACAAACTTTTAATGCCAATTGGTGAACCTGGGATGCACATAAAATTTGCAAACACAAAATTTTTAGTTGACAAAGGTTACGGAAATCATCCTGCTATAATGATAACATGGTTTGGCGCAAAAGCCTATGCTGAATTTTATGGCTGGCGTTTACCTTACGAAAACGAGTGGGAAAAAGCAGCAAGAGGAACCGATAAAAGAGCATTTCCATGGGGAAATGAGTTTTCAAAGCAAATGGCAAACTTCTACGGAAACAGACATAAAATTGAGGAAAGCATAAAAAATTATAACAGAACTACACCAGTAGGTTTTTTCAATGGGAAAAAGTACGGCGAATTTGAAACCAAAAAAAGTGTCAGCCCATATGGATTATACGATATGGCCGGAAATGTGTGGCAATGGATGGCAGACGATTATCCTGATATTCATTATAGATATATGAGAGGCGGAAGTTATCAGAACTACGATTATAATCTAAGAGTTTGGGCAAGAAACAATGCAGGCCCCGACTATTTTAGTATTTGGACAGGATTCCGGTGCGTAAGAGATATTCCTAAAACTGACGATAAATCAGAAATTTTTGAATAGCAGATTATTCGCAAATGTATTGAAACGATAAATGAATAAAATTAAGTCATATTGGTCTTTAATAAAAAGTTTGCAAACAATTCTTTTGCTTGTAACTGGTGTGGCCGGATTTATAAGTGCTCGTTGTCCTGTTATGAATTTTGGAATATTTGCAGGATTAGTAAGTAGTCTTTTTCTCACCGTTGGCGGAACTACTGTTCTTAACATGGTTTACGACAAAGACATAGATTCTAA belongs to Bacteroidota bacterium and includes:
- a CDS encoding T9SS type A sorting domain-containing protein produces the protein MKIALRTLEKLNMNKTVFKLSFIFILLVCFIGIKAQSLSVVSYDAVVAGDAALSNALYARATLKNISMQTVNVKLKRIDDNYTALTDNNALCWGVCQLPSASVSSISIAIPAGGIDSIHFTGHVFPDMDGIPAEGDITYVFFDEQNTIDSVAFTVHYQVDQTLPVQEKPEKQLFHLYPNPTTDFLNLDFDIDYSRSFTFRIYSIIGGLVLQQELSGLQNRNTIELSDLRKGLYLYTIQEENRILKTGKITLE
- a CDS encoding T9SS type A sorting domain-containing protein, with the protein product MRLIKQLLIIGTILIFLASNAQTGLVAHWSFDTITNSKFTNHVNSQAGGTVYGCQSVPGMVGNALSFDGVDDYVRIPGDSLTPPVVLESLAEGSISVWFKVEDIPLTDGIRPIFYYGNNNACNFFDAANEGLIIEVGHSPIHYASKRLYFTIWSNGCTLPSFCYDSWNTINENEWYHFVAVVGNNYNTGYLNGQLMTDRVYNFGTANTQEFFANAIAHESLWIGKGHWNTSDVYFKGAIDELKIFDHPVDQQEVTNLFLEGSIAASIPQSDLEINGALIYPNPAQKDINIKIPLTFEKPLTFEIYSPNGVIVYKALVSESDKTFSINLDELPSGIYLYTLKEGSRTIKKDKLIIQ
- a CDS encoding 4Fe-4S binding protein; this translates as MIREIVKIDEELCDGCGLCIPNCHEGALQIIDEKAILVSDLMCDGLGACLGHCPQGAITIEKREAEEYNETVVIAEMVNKGKNVVIAHLQHLKEHNETQFLKEGVRYLVENKEEIDFDVNEVIYKVHNNIKKMESNDSNPGCGCMGSQEMSFENQEKVDVAPVNMGELKSELRQWPVQMHLINPNANYFQNADVVITADCVAFALGNYHQKFLKDRSIGIACPKLDSQTEIYIDKFRRMIDEAKINTFTVMIMEVPCCGGLIQMVKTAVDQAERQIPVKLIVVGIQGDILSDEWV
- a CDS encoding SUMF1/EgtB/PvdO family nonheme iron enzyme, which encodes MKNRLSSKIINTILLCVFFVACSSDYTEKFEIQKTETGINPDEWVKITAGKFFKGRHAHEATIDSDFEIMLTHVTNSQYAKFLNSALSDKKISINDTAILGYYPGDKFSGYIHEIEITDGYKLLMPIGEPGMHIKFANTKFLVDKGYGNHPAIMITWFGAKAYAEFYGWRLPYENEWEKAARGTDKRAFPWGNEFSKQMANFYGNRHKIEESIKNYNRTTPVGFFNGKKYGEFETKKSVSPYGLYDMAGNVWQWMADDYPDIHYRYMRGGSYQNYDYNLRVWARNNAGPDYFSIWTGFRCVRDIPKTDDKSEIFE